The genomic segment CATTTTGATTATCTCAAACCCGAACAAAGCCAAAAATTAGCAAAGGAGCAAGCTAAAAAACTTGGCTTATCCGCTTTAACTGATGAAAACTTAAAAACACTCGAAATTTTGACCGCACTTACCCCCGGGGATTTCACCGCTGTTGCGCGCTGTCATCGTTTTGCACCGTTTGAACGTGTAGATGATTGGCTAGATGCGTTAAAAGAAGAGTGTGAATTGAAACAAGTTAAAGTTAGTATAAAAATTGGTTTTTGAGCGAATAGATAATAATTATGTGGAATATGACTTTTTGCCAACAAGCGGGCAATCGAAAAAAGCGTAATCAAGATGCATTGTTTAATGGGGAAGCAGTGTTTCAATATCAATTGAAAAAAGCGGAAAAACGCACTATAAATCGACCGCACTTGTTGTTTGGTGTGGCTGATGGGATTTCCCATAGCCAAACGCCGCATATTGCCAGTCGATATTGGATGGAGAAGTTAAGCCATTGCGAGAGTTTAACCCAAGATTGGGTACGGTCAACACATCAGCAATTTTGCGAAGAATTGGCTGAAACTTGTTTTGGCTCTGCTACTACGTTTGTTGCGGCTGAATTAAATAATAATGGCAAAGGCAAAATTTTAAATATTGGGGATAGTCGTGCCTATCTGATTAAGTCAACAGAAGAGTGGATTCAGCTCAGCTTTGATCATATTGTTTTAAATGATTTATTAGCCGAAAGTGCGGAGAAAAAATCGAAATATTTCGCCAGAATTTACTATTGTTTGTCAGATTGTCTGGTGGCGGATTTCTTGGCAACAGATTTTCGGATTCATTGTGCAGAATTTCACTTAGAGCAAGGCGATTGCTTACTATTATGTTCTGATGGATTAACCAATTTTGTTCCTGAGATTATGCGTTTGAAAATTTGGCAAATGTTTCCTGACATGACGCAACGTTTAACGGCTTTGCGCAATTATGTACGCAAATATGCACATTATGATGATTTAACCATTGTGGTTTGCGAATATAAGAAATAATGTAATTTTTAACCGCACTTTAGCGTTTTTTTATTATCTCATAAATTTTGCATAAAAAACTCGCATTTTATAAGACACTTATGTATAATCACGCGACCCTGTGAATAGAGCGGTTTTCCCACCGCCTATTATTTTATCGAGATCACACTCGAAGGGGTGCTGATTAAGATCAACGGTTGTACTCAAATGAGTGCTGGGTATTAATATCAAATATTGGTAATTTAATTAATGAAAACTTTTGTAGCAAAACCAGAAACAGTTAAACGTGACTGGTATGTAGTAGATGCGACAGGTAAAACGTTAGGTCGTTTAGCGACTGAATTAGCTCGTCGTTTACGTGGTAAACATAAAGCAGAATACACTCCGCACGTAGATACAGGTGATTACATCATCGTTATTAATGCGGATAAAGTTGCTGTAACAGGTCGTAAAGAAACTGATAAAGTTTACTACTGGCACACTGGCTATGTAGGTGGTATCAAACAAGCGACTTTCAAAGAAATGATTGCTCGCCGTCCAGAAGCAGTGATTGAAATTGCGGTTAAAGGTATGTTGCCAAAAGGTCCATTAGGTCGCGCAATGTTCCGTAAATTAAAAGTGTATGCAGGTTCACAACATGAACACGCTGCGCAACAACCACAAGTTTTAGATATCTAATCACGGAGCATTAAAATGACAGCAGCAAATCAAAACTACGGCACAGGTCGCCGCAAAAGCTCTTCAGCTCGTGTATTTATCAAACCGGGCAGTGGTAACATCACAATTAACCAACGTTCTTTAGAAGTTTACTTCGGTCGTGAAACATCACGTATGATCGTTCGTCAACCATTAGAATTAGTTGAGTTAACAGATAAATTAGACCTTTACATCACTGTTAAAGGTGGTGGTATTTCTGGTCAAGCAGGTGCTATCCGTCACGGTATTACACGTGCGTTAATGGAATATGATGAGTCATTACGTCCAGCATTACGTGCAGCAGGTTTCGTAACTCGCGATGCTCGCCGCGTTGAACGTAAAAAAGTGGGTTTACACAAAGCACGTCGTCGCCCACAATACTCAAAACGTTAATTTTATATTTTCGTTTATATTCAAGAAATTGCAGTCCAAATGGGCTGCAATTTTTTTTGTATTTTTATTTTAAATATGAGTAAAAAATAGTTTAAGGGGTTGAAAGTAGTAATAGGATTTGTGGTAAAATAGATACGTTTTTTAACTCGAAATTTTAGAGCTTGTAAGTCAATTAAGCTCATTTTTTAACAGTCTGCTTTAAGTAGTATGATAGTAAGGCTGGAAATGCATTTTACGTCATCGGAGGAATAAATGACCAGTGCGGCAAATAAACGTTCAATAATGACTCTTTTTTCTAATAAATCAGATATTTACTGTCATCAAGTTAAAATTGTTTTAGCAGAAAAGGGTGTTGCTTACGAAACGGAAAATGTCGATCTGAATGCTGTGCCTGAAGAATTAATGGAATTAAACCCTTATGGTACACTTCCAACATTAGTAGATCGTGATTTAGTATTATTTACTTCGCGTATCATTATGGAATATCTTGATGAACGTTTTCCTCATCCACCATTAATGCCAGTTTACCCTGTAACACGTGGGAAAAGTCGCTTATTGATGTTGCGTATTGAGCAAGATTGGTATCCAACTTTAGAAAAAGCAGAAAAAGGTTCTGATATAGAACGCGAAGAAGCATTGAAACAACTTAAAGAAGAAATGCTGGCGATTGCACCTGTTTTTAATCAGTTCCCTTATTTTATGAGTGAAGAGTTTGGTCTTGTGGATTGCTATATTGCACCATTGCTATGGCGTATGAAAGAATTCGGGGTGACATTTACTGGCGCAGGGAGTAAGGCAATTAACGGCTATATGGATCGTATTTTTGGACGCGATTCATTTATACAGTCAATTGGTAATGCAGCACCGAAAAATTTAATGGATGATAAGTAATGGAATATAAATCAACACCTAAACGCCCATATTTATTGCGTGCTTATTATGATTGGTTACTCGATAATAGTTATACGCCGTATTTGGTGGTTGATGCGACTTATTATGGGGTGGATGTGCCACAAGAATATGTGAAAGACGGACAAATTGTACTCAATCTTGCACCTGGTGCAGTAGGCAATCTGGCACTTGGGAATGAAACAGTTGAATTTAGTGCGCGTTTCCAAGGTATTCCGCGCAATTTATATATTCCAATGGGCGCTGTGATTGCTATTTATGCCCGTGAAAATGGTGATGGCGTAATGTTTGAGCCAGAGTCAATTTATAATGAGCTTGATAAATCTCAAGCCATTCCAGTGAAAAGTGCGGTGGAAAAAACTCAAGATTCATCAAAATCTGTATCTCAGAAAGTAAGCTCATCGTCTAAGTCTTCATCGCATTTGAGAATTATTAAGTAATTTTATTTTTTAATAAAAGCACCACGATGATACCGTGGTGTTTTTGTTTATAAACGAGAAATTTCATCGTTGACAGGCAATGAAATCAAAAGATAACAGCTGATAGACGTATTTTTTTATGTTAGAATTCGAGCCAATTTATTAGTGTTTAGAGAAAGGAAAGAATATGAAAGTTTTAGAAGGTCAATTAAGTGCACCCAATGCAAAAATTGCAGTAGTGGTAGCACGTTTTAATCAGTTTATTAATGACAGCTTAGTGGATGGTGCAATTGATGCATTAAAACGCGTAGGTCAAGTAAAAGATGAAAATATTACTTTAGTAAAAGTACCAGGAGCTTACGAATTACCTCTCGCTGTTCGTCGTTTGGCGGATACAAAAAAATTTGATGCTATTGTTGCATTGGGGACAGTGATTCGTGGTGGTACAGCACATTTTGAATATGTTGCAGGTGAAGCAAGCAGTGGTTTAGGTCATGTCGCGTTAAATTCAGATATTCCAGTCGCTTTTGGTGTATTAACTACTGAAAATATTGAACAAGCCATTGAACGTGCAGGTACTAAAGCCGGTAATAAAGGTGCAGAAGCGGCATTAGTTGCGCTTGAAATGGTGAATCTTTTAGAACAAATCAAAGTGGCGTAATCGAGATGACACAAAAAAAACTTAGTCCACGCCGTCGTGCGCGTGAATGTACGGTACAGGCTTTATATTCTTGGTATGTGTCACAAAATGATGTGGCAGAAGTTGAACTGTCATTTGTTACAGAACAAGATTTAAAAGGGGTGGATGTGCCTTATTTCCGCAAATTGTTCCGTAATACAGTGGCAAATTTAGAGATTGTTGATGCAATAATGGCTGAATTTTTAGACCGAACTTCAGAAGAATTAACGCCGATTGAAAGAGCTATTTTACGTTTGTCCGTATATGAATTGAAATACGAACTTGATGTGCCATATAAAGTTGTGATTAATGAAGCAATTGAAGTGGCCAAAACCTTTGGTGCAGAAGACAGCCATAAATATATTAATGGTATATTAGACAAAGTTGCGCCTGCACTCGGTCGTAAATAATCTCTATAAGGTGGGCTTGCAAACTCACCCTTTTTATATCCTAACATTTCTATGACAGAGAATCCTTTATTACGCATTCGTTTGACTAATCCCATTCATTTTTTAGCTCTTGGTTTGGGTTCTGGTCTAATTCGTCCTGCTCCTGGCACATGGGGGAGTTTAGCTGGGTTACTGATTGGTATTTTACTATTATCTGTATTAGAAACATTTTCATTCGTCATTTTGACCGCACTTTCGTTTATTTTAGGCTGTTATTTATGTCAAAAGACTGCCGATGACATGGGCGTTCATGATCATGGTTCGATTGTCTGGGATGAATTTATTGGTGTATGGATTTGTTTACTGTTCATTCCTGAAATTAATTTATTTTGGAGTGTGGTTGTTTTTGTTTTGTTTCGTTTTTTTGATATTCTCAAACCTTACCCTATAAAAATCTTTGATGAAAAATTAGAAAGTGGTTTTGGCATTATGATTGATGATGTACTTGCTGCGGTTTATGCGTCAATGATGATTATCATATTGAGTGTACTATTATGATTAATTTGATGATTGTTCATTTGTTTGGGCTAATGACGCCGGGTCCTGATTTTTTCTATGTAAGTCGAATGGCAGCAAGTAATACACATCGAAATACAGTGTGTGGAATTATAGGTATTACTTGTGGTGTTGCTATTTGGGCATTAGCAGCAATGCTGGGTTTGGCTATTTTATTTGCCACGACGCCAGCGTTACACGGGATAATTATGATGTTAGGTGGAAGCTACCTGATGTACATCGGCTTACAAATGGCGAGAAGTCGCACAAATGCTGTATTTGAACCATTGAGTGATATCGAACTGAATCAAAATACGACAATTCAGAAAGAAATTATAAAAGGTTTATTAGTTAATCTTTCTAATGCAAAAGTTGTCATTTATTTTTCGAGCGTGATGTCACTCGTGTTAGTCAATATTACGGAATTGTGGCAAATGGGCTTAGCTTTTTTGATAATTATTGTAGAAACTTTTGGCTATTTTTATATCATTTCATTGCTCTTTTCTCGTGCTTTTGCAAAACGTTTTTATAGCCAATACAGCCGTTATATTGATAATGTCGCGGGTGTAATTTTCTTAGGATTTGGCGCATTTTTAGTTTATAGTGGTTTTACGGAAATTTAACTGATATTTAATAGAAGGAAAATAAGATGACATTAAGAATTGCAGTGGTCGGTGCTGGCGGTCGTATGGGGCGTCAATTAATTCAAGCGGTACACAATGCAGATAATGTAGAATTAGGTGCAGCATTTGAGCGCAAAGGTTCATCATTAGTGGGAGCGGATGCGGGCGAATTAGCAGGTATTGGCACAAATGGCATAAAAGTAGCAGAAGATTTAAATGTAGAAAAAGATAAATTTAATGTAATGATCGATTTTACACGTCCAGAAGGTTCGCTTGAACATATTAAATTCTGTGTGGCAAATAATAAGAAATTAATTTTAGGTACTACAGGTTTTGATGATGCAGGTAAAGCAGCAATTAAAGCAGCCGCTGAAAAAATTGGGATTGTGTTTGCATCAAACTATAGTGTTGGCGTGAATTTGGTTTTCAAATTATTGGAAAAAGCGGCAAAAGTGATGGGCGATTATTGTGATATCGAAATTATCGAGGCTCATCATCGTCATAAAGTTGATGCGCCATCTGGTACGGCACTTTCAATGGGCGAACATATTGCTAAAACTCTAGGTCGAGATCTAAAAACACACGGTGTTTTTTGTCGTGAAGGTATTACCGGTGAGCGTAAACGCGATGAGATCGGTTTTTCTACCATTCGTGCAAGCGATGTCGTGGGTGAACATACGGTTTGGTTTGCCGATATTGGTGAGCGAGTAGAAATTGCACATAAAGCGTCCAGTCGTATGACATTTGCTAATGGTGCAGTACGCGCAGCAAAATGGATTTCAACAAAAGAAAATGGTTTATACGATATGACAGATGTTTTAGATTTGAATAATTTATAATAAAGTGCGGTTGTTTTTATATTTGATTTAAGCGCAATCGTTTTGCTATTGAGTATTCTTTATTACTCTTTATGGGTATGTTAGACTGCAGGCGGAATGACGGTAGCTCAATAGGCACATTCGTTTTATTGTGGGGAATATCATTCGATATTCCCTTTTTTATTTTGTCGGAAAAAATTAAGATGACAACTCAAACAAAACCCACTATCGAAGTAAAACTCGGCTTTAAATGGCAGGGTTTACTTCTTGCTATTTTAGTAGGATTGGCGATTTGGTTTTGCCCAACGCCTGAAGGTTTGACACCAAAAGCATGGAGTATGCTCGCATTATTTGTGGCAACTATTGTCGCAATTATTGCTAAAGCGATGCCAATGGGAGCCGCAACATTAGTTGCTTTAGTTGTGAGTGGATTAACTGGGCTAACCCCTCTCTCAGCTAAACAAGGTGAAGTGGGTATGCTTTCAGGTTTTGCCAACGGCACAATCTGGCTCATTGGTATTGCGATGTTCTTATCTCGTGCGGTAATCAAAACTGGATTAGGTAAACGTATTGCCCTTTATTTTGTGGCTCGTTTCGGTAAAAAAATGATGGGCGTGGCTTATGGTATGGCATTAGCCGATGTGGTGATTGGTCCGGGAATTCCATCTGCATCAGCGCGTGGTGGTGGTATTATGTACCCGATTATGCAGTCTATTGCCGATGCGTATGATTCCAAACCGGGTCCAACAGCACGTCGTGCCGGAGCATTTTTGGCAATTGCAGTGTCACAAATTGATACGATTGTGTGTACAATGTTCTTAACTGCAATGGCGGGTAACCCATTAATTGCGGAACTAGCAAAAGGTCAAGGTGTAGATATTACTTGGATGACATGGTTTTTAGGTGCGATTGTCCCCGGGATTATAAGCTTAATTGTGTTGCCTTATTTTGTTTATTTGATTTATCCGCCAGAGTTAAAAGATACGCCTAAAATGGCTGAAATGGCGCGTGATGAATTAAAAATTATGGGACCGATGAGCAAAGCAGAAATTATTCTTGCGCTTGATTTCGTTTTACTGTTATTCCTTTGGACTGTCGGGGATTTGGTTTTTCATATTCCGGCAACAGTTTCAGCCTTTATCGGATTAGTCATTTTGCTCTTTACTAATATTATGACATGGAAAAATATCGTTGAAGAAACTACCGCTTGGGATACGATGTTTTGGTTTGCTGTGTTAGTAATGATGGCGAATGCGTTGAATAAATATGGTGCAATTACTTGGGTATCAAACCATATTGCTGGTTCTGTCGGCGTATTTAGTTGGCCAGTAGCATTTTCAATATTAGTATTAGTTTATTTCTATACTCGTTATTTCTTTGCTTCTGCAATGGCACATATTTCAGCTATGTATTTAGCATTCTTAGCAGCGGCTATCGCTGTCGGTACACCGCCAATGATCGCAGCGATTGGTTTAGGTTATACATCAACCTTATCAATGAGTTTGACCCAATATGCAGGTGGTCCTGGTCCAGCATTATATGGTTCAGGTTATAACAGTACAGGACAATGGTGGGGCGTAAGCTTTATTGTTTCTATTGTCTCGTTAGTCATTTGGTTTGGTGTTGGTGGTATTTGGATGAAGATGCTTGGTTGGTGGTAATTTAGAGCTCTAATTCGAGATCCGTTTCAACCTGACAACAACAAAGTAATATTTCATCAGGATTAACAAAGGCAAGGGGATGTTCTTTATAAGAGACCTTGCCTTTTTTCATTTTGACACGACAAGAACCACAATAACCGCTGCGACATTGGTATTCATGTGTTATACCATTTTGCTCCAAGGTTTCAAGTAATGAAACTTGATTGGAATGTGCCAAAATCTGAGCAGATTGTAATAATGTGATTTGATAGATTTTCATCGCTTTCCAAAAAATAAAAAGTGCGGTCAAAAAATATCAAGATTTTTAACCGCACTTTGTTTAATGGCAATTACAAGTCAAAGTCGCCAAAATCGCTCGTATCGACTTTTGAGTCAATTTGACCGACAAGATAGGAGCTCACTTCGACTTCTTGTGGCGCGACCTGCACATTGTCTGATACCAACCAAGCGTTAATCCAAGGAATTGGGTTGGAACGTGCTTGGAACGGCAACGGTAAACCAACGGCTTGCATACGGATATTGGTGATATATTCTACATATTGCACCAAAATATCTTTGTTTAAACCGATCATGGAACCATCTTTAAATAAATAATCCGCCCAAGCTTTTTCTTGTTCTGCTGCGGCAACAAATAAGTCGTAAGCCTCTTGTTTACATTCTTCCGCAATTTCGGCCATTTCAGGATCGTCTTGCCCTGCTGCCATAATATTCAAAATATGCTGGGTACCTGTTAAATGCAAGGCTTCATCACGAGCAATAAATTTGATGATCTTCGCATTACCTTCCATTAATTGGCGTTCAGCAAAGGCAAATGAACAAGCAAATGATACATAGAAACGAATGGCTTCTAGTGCATTAACGCTCATAAGGCAAAGATAAAGTTGTTTTTTCAAATTACGTAATGAAACCACACATTCTTTGCCATCTACAGTATAAGTCCCTTCACCATATAAACCATAAAGTTGGCTGTCACGAATTAAATCATCATAGTAGCGTGAAATATCTTTTGCACGTTTGATGATTTCTTCATTAGTCACGATATCATCAAAAACGATAGAAGGATCGTTGACGATATTGCGGATAATGTGTGTGTATGAGCGGCTGTGGATAGTTTCGCTAAATGTCCAAGTTTCAATCCAAGTTTCTAATTCAGGAATAGAAACTAAAGGCAATAATGCCACATTTGGACTACGACCTTGAATAGAATCCAATAGCGTTTGATATTTTAAGTTACTGATAAAAATATGTTTTTCATGTTCTGGTAATGCAGCGTAGTCAATGCGGTCTTGTGAAACGTCTACTTCTTCCGGTCGCCAAAAGAAAGAAAGTTGTTTTTCAATTAATTTTTCAAACGTTTCATATTTTTGTTGGTCGTAACGCGCTACGTTAACATTTTGACCGAAGAACATTGGTTCTTTGAGTTGATCGTTTTTAGTTTGGGAGAAAGTTGTATATGCCATAAAAATCTCGTCATAATTGATAAGAAAGTTTGGTTATTCTACCAAACTTTCATAAAAACAAAACAGCTTAATCAGTTACAATTGCGCAAAAGCCATATCTGCTGCGGCTAAAGTGCGGTCAATATCAGCATCAGAATGCGCAAGCGACATAAAGCCTGCTTCAAAGGCGGATGGCGCAAGATAAACGCCTTGCTCTAACATTAAATGGAAGAAACGGTTAAATTTTGCCGCATCACATTTCATGACTTCTTGGAAATTAGTGACCGCACTTTGTTCCGTAAAGAATAAACCAAACATACCGCCTACATATTGTGCACAGAATGGTACATTATGTTTATCAGCCAAAGCTTTTAAGCCTTCCGCTAACTTTTGAGTTTTAGTTGCTAAGATTTCTTCATTGCCTTGTTTTGCTAATTCTGTTAAACAAGCTAACCCAGCTGCCATAGCAATCGGATTACCTGATAGTGTGCCTGCTTGATAAACAGGGCCGGTTGGGGCAATGTATTCCATAATTTCACGTTTACCACCGAATGCGCCTACAGGCATGCCACCACCAATGATTTTACCTAAGCAAGTTAAGTCAGGTGTGACGCCATAATAAGATTGCGCACCGCCTAGAGCTATACGGAAACCAGTCATCACCTCGTCAATAATAAAGACGGCACCATATTGGGTACAAAGTTCGCGGAGACCTTGTAAGAAACCTTCTTGTGGTGGAATGCAGTTCATATTGCCTGCAACAGGTTCAACGATTAAGCAAGCAATTTCTGTTGGATATTGCTCAAAGGCTTGTTTGACGGAGTTTAAATCATTATAAGTGCAAGTTAAGGTATGTTTTGCAAAATCCGCAGGGACACCGGGGCCACTTGGTTGACCTAACGTTAATGCGCCAGAGCCTGCTTTAACGAGTAAGCTGTCTGAGTGACCATGATAACAGCCTTCAAATTTAATAATTTTATCGCGTTTGGTATAACCGCGAGCTAAACGAATGGCAGACATGGTTGCTTCCGTACCTGAACTCACCATGCGCACCAGTTCAATAGAGGGTATTAATTTGCAAACCAATTCCGCTAAGGTAATTTCGCCTTCTGTTGGCGCGCCAAAGCTTAAACCGTTTGGTACAGCTTTTAATACCGCATCAATAATAGCTGGATGATTGTGCCCCAATACCATTGGCCCCCAAGAACCCACGTAATCAATATACTGTTTGCCATCGGTGTCGGTAATGTAAGCACCTGCGGCTTTTTGAATAAATACAGGTGTGCCACCCACGCCTTTGAATGCACGGACAGGTGAATTTACACCACCAGGAATAACTTGTTGAGCGCGATTAAAAAGTGCGGTCGAATTTGACATGATTTTTTCCCAAATTTTTTACTAAAAGTCTGTCTATTGTACTCTAAAAATCCATATCTTAAAATGCTACTTTATGGTATGCTTTTGCACGTTTTATCAGATAAACTTTCCCCTTTAAATAAGGCATCAAAATGTTGTGGCTTAGTTTTATTTTCACTTTCATTGTTTCTTTCGCTACCATTGTAGCAATGCGTTCTGTTGCTGAAAAAATTGGCTTAGTGGATAAACCTAATTATCGTAAACGTCACCAAGGCGTTATTCCATTGTTAGGTGGTATTTCGTTGTTTATGGGAAACCTTTGCTTTTATATTTTGCAATGGGATCAAATGCGTTTGCCATGGCTTTATCTCTTTTCTTTGACGGTTTTATTGATTATTGGTTTGCTAGATGACCGTTTTGATTTGAGTGCAGCGTTGCGTGCAGTGGTACAGGCTGGATTATCGGTGGCAATGATTTATTTTGGTAAGTTATCTCTTGATAATCTCGGGCAAATTATTGGGCCGTTCCAAGTAACACTTGGTGCTGTTGGTTTTGTCATCACGGTGTTAGCGACCATTGCTGTTATCAATGCGTTTAATATGATCGATGGGATTGATGGTTTACTAGGTGGGTTATCGAGTGTTGGTTTTGCAGCCATGGGTATTTTGTTGATTATGGATAATCAATGGGATTTGGCTGTTTGGTGCTTTGCCTTAATTATTGCCTTAATTCCATATTCTATGTTTAATCTGTGTATTCCTTTTGGTAAACAATTTAAGATTTTTATGGGGGATAGTGGTAGCACATTGATCGGTTTCACCATGATTTGGATCTTATTACTAAGTACCCAAGGGCATGGTCATCCAATGAATCCTGTAACGGCATTATGGATTATTGCAATCCCACTTATCGATATGATTGCAGTGATTTATCGTCGTGTGCGAAAAGGGAAAAGTCCTTTCAAACCAGACCGTTTGCATGTACATCATTTAATGGTTCGTGCAGGTCTAACATCACGTCAGGCGTTTCTTGCTATTACGGCATTTTCTGCATTATGTGCAGGATTTGGTATCCTTGGTGAAGTATTTTATGTCAATGAATGGCTAATGTTTGCCGCATTTATCCTGTTATTTTTCTTATATCTTTATTCAATTACAAGAGCATGGCGTGTGACACGTTTTATTCGCCGTATGAAACGTCGGACTTCACGTAAGAAAGTCGTACAATAAATTAAAAAACGCTTAACTGGTCGGTTAAGCGTTTTTTATTAGAGACTGAAAAGTAGTGCGGTCAAATTTTTAGTTATTTTTTATCATCATTTTTAATATTTGAGAAAATGTTAGCTAGAATTGGACCAGATACATTATGCCAGAAACTGAATATTGCACTTGGTACCGCTGCAATAGGATTAAAGTGAGCAGCGGCAAGTGCAGCACCTAAGCCGGAATTTTGCATTCCCACCTCAATAGAAACAGCTTTGCTATCGGCAATGTTCAACCCC from the [Actinobacillus] rossii genome contains:
- the ribH gene encoding 6,7-dimethyl-8-ribityllumazine synthase codes for the protein MKVLEGQLSAPNAKIAVVVARFNQFINDSLVDGAIDALKRVGQVKDENITLVKVPGAYELPLAVRRLADTKKFDAIVALGTVIRGGTAHFEYVAGEASSGLGHVALNSDIPVAFGVLTTENIEQAIERAGTKAGNKGAEAALVALEMVNLLEQIKVA
- the rplM gene encoding 50S ribosomal protein L13 — its product is MKTFVAKPETVKRDWYVVDATGKTLGRLATELARRLRGKHKAEYTPHVDTGDYIIVINADKVAVTGRKETDKVYYWHTGYVGGIKQATFKEMIARRPEAVIEIAVKGMLPKGPLGRAMFRKLKVYAGSQHEHAAQQPQVLDI
- the dapB gene encoding dihydrodipicolinate reductase; its protein translation is MTLRIAVVGAGGRMGRQLIQAVHNADNVELGAAFERKGSSLVGADAGELAGIGTNGIKVAEDLNVEKDKFNVMIDFTRPEGSLEHIKFCVANNKKLILGTTGFDDAGKAAIKAAAEKIGIVFASNYSVGVNLVFKLLEKAAKVMGDYCDIEIIEAHHRHKVDAPSGTALSMGEHIAKTLGRDLKTHGVFCREGITGERKRDEIGFSTIRASDVVGEHTVWFADIGERVEIAHKASSRMTFANGAVRAAKWISTKENGLYDMTDVLDLNNL
- the rhtB gene encoding threonine efflux protein is translated as MINLMIVHLFGLMTPGPDFFYVSRMAASNTHRNTVCGIIGITCGVAIWALAAMLGLAILFATTPALHGIIMMLGGSYLMYIGLQMARSRTNAVFEPLSDIELNQNTTIQKEIIKGLLVNLSNAKVVIYFSSVMSLVLVNITELWQMGLAFLIIIVETFGYFYIISLLFSRAFAKRFYSQYSRYIDNVAGVIFLGFGAFLVYSGFTEI
- the rpsI gene encoding 30S ribosomal protein S9, which produces MTAANQNYGTGRRKSSSARVFIKPGSGNITINQRSLEVYFGRETSRMIVRQPLELVELTDKLDLYITVKGGGISGQAGAIRHGITRALMEYDESLRPALRAAGFVTRDARRVERKKVGLHKARRRPQYSKR
- the ycbX gene encoding ferredoxin codes for the protein MKIYQITLLQSAQILAHSNQVSLLETLEQNGITHEYQCRSGYCGSCRVKMKKGKVSYKEHPLAFVNPDEILLCCCQVETDLELEL
- the pgpA gene encoding phosphatidylglycerophosphatase A — its product is MTENPLLRIRLTNPIHFLALGLGSGLIRPAPGTWGSLAGLLIGILLLSVLETFSFVILTALSFILGCYLCQKTADDMGVHDHGSIVWDEFIGVWICLLFIPEINLFWSVVVFVLFRFFDILKPYPIKIFDEKLESGFGIMIDDVLAAVYASMMIIILSVLL
- the nusB gene encoding transcription antitermination protein NusB; the encoded protein is MTQKKLSPRRRARECTVQALYSWYVSQNDVAEVELSFVTEQDLKGVDVPYFRKLFRNTVANLEIVDAIMAEFLDRTSEELTPIERAILRLSVYELKYELDVPYKVVINEAIEVAKTFGAEDSHKYINGILDKVAPALGRK
- the stp gene encoding serine/threonine protein phosphatase, whose translation is MTFCQQAGNRKKRNQDALFNGEAVFQYQLKKAEKRTINRPHLLFGVADGISHSQTPHIASRYWMEKLSHCESLTQDWVRSTHQQFCEELAETCFGSATTFVAAELNNNGKGKILNIGDSRAYLIKSTEEWIQLSFDHIVLNDLLAESAEKKSKYFARIYYCLSDCLVADFLATDFRIHCAEFHLEQGDCLLLCSDGLTNFVPEIMRLKIWQMFPDMTQRLTALRNYVRKYAHYDDLTIVVCEYKK
- the ybhI gene encoding anion transporter, giving the protein MTTQTKPTIEVKLGFKWQGLLLAILVGLAIWFCPTPEGLTPKAWSMLALFVATIVAIIAKAMPMGAATLVALVVSGLTGLTPLSAKQGEVGMLSGFANGTIWLIGIAMFLSRAVIKTGLGKRIALYFVARFGKKMMGVAYGMALADVVIGPGIPSASARGGGIMYPIMQSIADAYDSKPGPTARRAGAFLAIAVSQIDTIVCTMFLTAMAGNPLIAELAKGQGVDITWMTWFLGAIVPGIISLIVLPYFVYLIYPPELKDTPKMAEMARDELKIMGPMSKAEIILALDFVLLLFLWTVGDLVFHIPATVSAFIGLVILLFTNIMTWKNIVEETTAWDTMFWFAVLVMMANALNKYGAITWVSNHIAGSVGVFSWPVAFSILVLVYFYTRYFFASAMAHISAMYLAFLAAAIAVGTPPMIAAIGLGYTSTLSMSLTQYAGGPGPALYGSGYNSTGQWWGVSFIVSIVSLVIWFGVGGIWMKMLGWW
- the sspA gene encoding glutathione S-transferase domain-containing protein, yielding MTSAANKRSIMTLFSNKSDIYCHQVKIVLAEKGVAYETENVDLNAVPEELMELNPYGTLPTLVDRDLVLFTSRIIMEYLDERFPHPPLMPVYPVTRGKSRLLMLRIEQDWYPTLEKAEKGSDIEREEALKQLKEEMLAIAPVFNQFPYFMSEEFGLVDCYIAPLLWRMKEFGVTFTGAGSKAINGYMDRIFGRDSFIQSIGNAAPKNLMDDK
- the sspB gene encoding ClpXP protease specificity-enhancing factor; translated protein: MEYKSTPKRPYLLRAYYDWLLDNSYTPYLVVDATYYGVDVPQEYVKDGQIVLNLAPGAVGNLALGNETVEFSARFQGIPRNLYIPMGAVIAIYARENGDGVMFEPESIYNELDKSQAIPVKSAVEKTQDSSKSVSQKVSSSSKSSSHLRIIK